A section of the Solea solea chromosome 17, fSolSol10.1, whole genome shotgun sequence genome encodes:
- the LOC131443988 gene encoding trace amine-associated receptor 4-like: MNSSDVVEDQLLFNESATAPDLTAVTISYLLCIFGGSLSVLIMCGNLLVIISIVYFKQLHTPTNFLMLSLAVADLLVGVLVVPFSIIIVVSSYWRFHYVLCKVRGSLDVILCNSSIWNLCFISVDRYYAVCQPLRYRTRITIRVVGIMILVSWTIATLNAVIFTSQAPDKGLKIKKCVLFQHKAQSTMIGTSFFAFGFPAIIMSSIYLKILMVAQKQARSIQSMAKSTATVSKTERKATKTLAIVMGIFLLSWTPFFLSISFNPLSNYAIPVNAIQSFKWLGWSNSMLNPFVYAFFYSWFRSAFRMIITGKIFKDDFSNSKLF; the protein is encoded by the coding sequence ATGAATTCTTCTGATGTTGTTGAAGACCAGcttctttttaatgaatcagCAACTGCACCTGACTTAACCGCTGTGACTATTTCATATCTATTATGTATTTTTGGTGGCTCTTTGTCAGTTCTCATAATGTGTGGAAACCTACTTGTAATAATCTCTATTGTTTACTTCAAACAGCTCCACACTCCTACAAACTTCCTGatgctctctctggctgtggctgacCTGCTAGTAGGAGTTTTAGTTGTGCCTTTCAGCATCATAATTGTGGTGAGCTCATATTGGCGTTTTCATTATGTACTCTGTAAAGTACGAGGAAGTTTGGATGTGATACTGTGCAATTCTTCCATTTGGAACTTGTGCTTCATTTCTGTTGACAGATATTATGCAGTGTGTCAGCCTCTGAGATACAGAACTAGAATAACTATTCGTGTCGTTGGGATCATGATTCTAGTGTCCTGGACTATTGCCACTCTAAATGCAGTTATTTTCACATCCCAGGCCCCAGATAAAGGACTAAAAATCAagaagtgtgttttatttcaacataaagCACAGAGTACAATGATTGGGACAAGTTTTTTTGCATTTGGCTTCCCAGCTATCATAATGTCTTCAATCTACCTAAAGATTTTGATGGTAGCACAGAAGCAGGCACGCAGCATCCAGAGCATGGCAAAATCTACTGCAACTGTCAGTAAAACGGAGAGAAAGGCGACTAAAACTCTGGCTATTGTGATGGGGATTTTTCTCCTGAGTTGGAcgcctttctttctctccatcagCTTTAATCCTTTGAGCAATTATGCGATACCAGTTAACGCAATTCAGTCATTTAAATGGCTTGGATGGTCAAATTCAATGTTAAACCCGTTTGTTTATGCTTTCTTTTACAGCTGGTTTCGATCAGCTTTTAGGATGATCATTACGggaaaaatatttaaagatgaTTTTTCTAATTCTAAACTCTTTTGA
- the LOC131443993 gene encoding trace amine-associated receptor 4-like, giving the protein MNSSDVVEDQILFNETATAPDLTAVTISYLLCIFGGSLSVLIMCGNLLVIISIVYFKQLHTPTNFLMLSLAVADLLVGVLVVPFSIIIVVSSYWRFHYVLCKVRGSLDVILCNSSIWNLCFISVDRYYAVCQPLRYRTRITIRVVGIMILVSWTIATLNAVIFTSQAPDKGLKIKKCVLFQHKAQSTMIGTSFFAFGFPAIIMSSIYLKILMVAQKQARSIQSMAKSTATVSKTERKATKTLAIVMGIFLLSWTPFFLSIGFNPLSNYVIPVNAVQSFKWLGWSNSMLNPFVYAFFYSWFRSAFRMIITGKIFKDDFSNSKLF; this is encoded by the coding sequence ATGAATTCTTCTGATGTTGTTGAAGACCAGattctttttaatgaaacagCAACTGCACCTGACTTAACCGCTGTGACTATTTCATATCTATTATGTATTTTTGGTGGCTCTTTGTCAGTTCTCATAATGTGTGGAAACCTACTTGTAATAATCTCTATTGTTTACTTCAAACAGCTCCACACTCCTACAAACTTCCTGatgctctctctggctgtggctgacCTGCTAGTAGGAGTTTTAGTTGTGCCTTTCAGCATCATAATTGTGGTGAGCTCATATTGGCGTTTTCATTATGTACTCTGTAAAGTACGAGGAAGTTTGGATGTGATACTGTGCAATTCTTCCATTTGGAACTTGTGCTTCATTTCTGTTGACAGATATTATGCAGTGTGTCAGCCTCTGAGATACAGAACTAGAATAACTATTCGTGTCGTTGGGATCATGATTCTCGTGTCCTGGACTATTGCCACTCTAAATGCAGTTATTTTCACATCCCAGGCCCCAGATAAAGGACTAAAAATCAagaagtgtgttttatttcaacataaagCACAGAGTACAATGATTGGGACAAGTTTTTTTGCATTTGGCTTCCCAGCTATCATAATGTCTTCAATCTACCTAAAGATTTTGATGGTAGCACAGAAGCAGGCACGCAGCATCCAGAGCATGGCAAAATCTACTGCAACTGTCAGTAAAACGGAGAGAAAGGCGACTAAAACTCTGGCTATTGTGATGGGGATTTTTCTCCTGAGTTGGAcgcctttctttctctccatcgGCTTTAATCCTTTGAGCAATTATGTGATACCAGTTAACGCAGTTCAGTCATTTAAATGGCTTGGATGGTCAAATTCAATGTTAAACCCGTTTGTTTATGCCTTCTTTTACAGCTGGTTTCGATCAGCTTTTAGGATGATCATTACAggaaaaatatttaaagatgaTTTTTCTAATTCTAAACTCTTTTGA